A genomic window from Archocentrus centrarchus isolate MPI-CPG fArcCen1 chromosome 2, fArcCen1, whole genome shotgun sequence includes:
- the LOC115790737 gene encoding ankyrin repeat domain-containing protein SOWAHC-like has protein sequence MAAECTHDTIIAFLLEQGGKVKNADLIKHFKAIFPEDPERKAAVRETFKKYVDSVAFVKNENGVKHVCLRKKFRAALSKTEPVREQSRDTATDRDPQGAEELEQPAAPGSGYGNDSQVRVPHNFNTESILRNKADEESTGLQFDCKLEGADSSSGEMGNLESVRRDKRESRKEQAGKAPELPEISMSEASPLPAEESAFSLPGPAQTGSTGEAVTAAESEALSHLSDSEQVSVTRCTNFEGSQRREPEATEEEGHIDTHSLNGGEDNTLKGSRKHFIEVTMNRSPQVRRSLVPRSSIYLSSRVDFDSTSVVSSTLDEDRASVALEPVEHEWMMCASDGEWSSLHRLLATEPQLIMRKDFVTGFTCLHWAAKHGKPELIALIVNFAKQHNIPISIDIRSSTGYTPLHIAAMHGHMEVVKLLVGAYNADVEIRDYSGRKACQYLSDSVSMDMWDICGAYEYSVTENSDPRDRGRWRISNLKPLKQLISNDGDSVESDGQPREKPLRRKSSLNRMKPKLQNLRARMSQIVHSTSFKDREEQEEPKKGSFRSRPKSHFFG, from the coding sequence ATGGCCGCAGAGTGCACACATGACACAATTATAGCCTTTCTGCTGGAGCAGGGAGGCAAAGTGAAGAACGCGGACttaataaagcattttaaagcCATATTCCCGGAGGACCCGGAGAGGAAGGCGGCTGTCCGGGAGACATTTAAAAAGTACGTTGACAGCGTGGCATTTGTTAAAAATGAGAACGGAGTTAAACACGTGTGCCTGAGGAAGAAGTTTCGCGCTGCGTTAAGCAAGACGGAACCGGtgagagagcagagcagagacaCAGCCACGGACCGTGACCCCCAAGGCGCGGAAGAACTGGAGCAACCAGCAGCACCTGGCTCAGGTTACGGAAATGACAGCCAGGTAAGAGTTCCGCATAATTTCAACACTGAAAGCATTTTACGGAACAAAGCAGACGAGGAAAGCACAGGTCTTCAGTTTGATTGTAAATTGGAAGGAGCGGACAGCAGCTCCGGGGAGATGGGAAACTTGGAAAGCGTCAGACGAGACAAGAGGGAGTCCAGAAAGGAGCAGGCTGGAAAAGCACCCGAGTTACCAGAAATCAGCATGAGCGAAGCGTCGCCGCTCCCTGCAGAGGAATCTGCTTTTAGCCTACCTGGGCCTGCACAGACTGGCAGTACGGGAGAGGCGGTTACTGCTGCTGAGTCTGAGGCGCTGTCACACCTGAGTGACTCAGAGCAGGTCAGTGTGACGAGGTGCACAAACTTTGAAGGTTCCCAGCGCAGGGAGCCGGAGGCAACGGAGGAAGAGGGGCACATAGATACTCATAGTTTGAATGGAGGCGAAGATAACACCCTGAAAGGTAGCCGCAAGCATTTCATAGAGGTCACGATGAACCGCTCCCCACAGGTTAGGCGCAGCTTAGTGCCGCGCAGCTCTATTTACTTGTCTTCTAGGGTTGATTTTGACTCCACCTCTGTGGTTTCCTCCACCCTGGACGAGGACAGGGCATCTGTAGCCCTGGAGCCTGTGGAGCATGAGTGGATGATGTGTGCTTCGGATGGGGAGTGGAGCAGCTTGCATCGCCTCCTTGCTACAGAGCCGCAGCTCATCATGAGGAAGGATTTTGTCACTGGGTTCACCTGCCTGCACTGGGCAGCCAAGCACGGCAAGCCTGAGCTCATAGCCTTGATCGTTAATTTTGCCAAGCAGCACAACATTCCCATTAGTATTGATATTCGATCCAGCACTGGCTATACACCGCTGCACATCGCTGCCATGCATGGCCACATGGAGGTGGTGAAGCTCCTGGTGGGCGCCTATAATGCAGATGTGGAAATTAGAGACTACAGCGGGAGGAAGGCCTGCCAGTACCTCAGTGACAGTGTGAGCATGGACATGTGGGACATCTGTGGAGCTTATGAGTACTCTGTGACTGAGAACTCTGACCCCAGGGACAGAGGCCGCTGGAGGATCTCTAACCTGAAGCCCCTCAAGCAGCTCATCTCCAACGACGGTGATTCTGTGGAGAGTGATGGTCAACCCAGGGAAAAGCCTCTCAGGAGGAAGTCCTCGCTAAACAGGATGAAGCCCAAACTGCAGAACCTTCGTGCCAGGATGTCTCAGATTGTCCACAGCACTTCATTCaaagacagagaggagcagGAAGAGCCAAAGAAAGGCTCCTTCAGATCCAGACCCAAGAGCCATTTCTTTGGGTGA